Sequence from the Candidatus Binataceae bacterium genome:
GCTCGTCGGTCGGCGAGGCGCTTTTGCGCGCGCGTTTTTCACCCAACTCGACGCGGCCGCAGGTGGGATTGCCGTAGCGCGGTGCGGTCTGTTTTCGGAGGAAGAGAAGAGATCCGGGCAAACCACGAAGGACACGAAGACACAAAGCAAGAAAACATTTCTATCGAAGCGGCGCTGCCGCTTCGCTTGGTGCCCTTAGTGTCCTTGGTGGTTATCTGATCTCTGCTGCTGTTTTCCGCCGCTCGTGGGCGCCCCGATCAGCAGATCGCGGTTCCATGCCCAGGAGCGAATCGGGATCCTGCTCACTGTGTGATTCGCGGCCCAGTCAGGCGGTGGATCGCCGCCCGGCGTCTCGAGTAGCGCGAAGTATTGGTCGCCTGGCAAGGCGTCAGAAGTCTCGAGTTCGTACGCGCCCGTGAAAACGCTGCGGGTCGGCGCGAACTCCTTGGTAGCGTCGCCGGAGCTCGCGACTTTCGCATCGGCAGGCAATTTGTCAGCGAGCGTGCGCTGAACTTTCGCGTGCGCATCCAGGTACGATTGATGGGCGATCGTCAGGAGCAGGAACGACACGACAAAAACCGCGAACGCTGCGATTTTACCGGCGCCGCGTGAGAGCAAGTCGGTGCGCGAGTTGAGTAGTCGCGCCGCGGGCAAGCACGCGAGCATCGAGGCCGGAAGCAAAAAGCGTTGCCCCGGGATAAACCCCGCGAGCAGCGCCGCGAACGTGTTGCGCGCCGAGCCGACGTTGAGCCCGTCGCGATAGTAGTAGAGCGACGCCATCGCGATCGTCACTGCGCATACCGCAGGGATAGCCCAGGTGCCTGACCATCGCCGCGAAAACGCCGCCCATCCCGCGATCGGAAAAATGGCCAACGAAAAGAAATAGAACGGCAGGAACCCCGCAAGATGGTCGCCGCCGAAACTGTATTGATGTCCGAGGATCGTGTACGCGTCGCGGAAAGCGCTTCCAGTCGTCGCATGATTGTAGGCCATCAGCGCGATCAGGGCGGGGAGCGCGCCTGAAAGCATCGAAAGAAAAGATGAGACTCGTCGCGCGCCCTGCTCAGCGCTCCAAACAAACGTGAATACGACGGCGAACGGTCCCGTCCAGGGATGGATCAGCGTTGCTGCGCCGAGTGCGAGCCCGGCGGCGAATGGACGCGGCTCGTCGCGAAGACACAGTGACGCACCAAATAGCCCGGCCACCGCGGCCGGCACAGCAGCCAGCACGGTCTGTGAATAGAAGAGCGCGCCGGCCAGCATGAAGTATAGAAAACACCATCCGCTCGCGATCCCGACGCGACGCAGCATCGCGCGGATAATGAACGCGCCGGCCAGGAACGCGGCCGCACCGAGCAAGAACATCGCGCGCCAGGAAACGAGCATCAATGGCGTCAGCATCGCCGCGTGAAACGCGGAATATTTCGAGATGATCCGATCGCCGATCGTGAGGCCCCAGAGCGGCGAGTCGAGAAAGACCGTGCCATGCGAGATCGCGCGTGCGAGCGCGATGATACAGCTCTCGTCTGAAATCGAATACGAGGCCGGATAAAACGCGATGTAGATCACGCAATACGCGGCGACCATCCCGAAGAAAAGCCCGTCGCCATCCGGTGCGGATCGCGTCATGGAAACAGGATCGAGACGTTCCGGCGAACGCGCTACAGACTTTGCAGATTGTGGTGACAAGTTCGACTCAAATAACAGTTGTTAGTACCAGTGATGGCGTGTCACTAGTAGTTAACTGTCTGCTCTTGGTTAAGCGGAAGGCGCATGTTAAAGCGAATCGATGCGAATCGTTGTTAGGACTGCCTCGATTGCTGCTGGGCTGGCAATTGCCTGTTGCGTGGCGGCGTGCGCGGAACCCAATGCCCCAAAGGCGGCGGAGTGGCAGATGATGCTCCCTCCCATGCGTGGAGATTCGGCACACACGAACCTCAACCCTAATGCTCCGCTCTCCACCTGGCGCACATTCCCGTTAGGTCCTTACCCAAGCAATGAAGCATGCGAGGCGGTGGTCAACAATTACAAAGAAACGGATAGGCGGGAGGGTGACCCGCCCGGCAGTGATTTTGGTTTCGAAATGGCCCAGTGCGTCTCGACCGACGACCCACGACTCAAGAGCAGTTTGGAACCGCGCGACCGCCCCTTTCGCGGGCATCCGCGTCAGGCTATTGTCGAGGGCTAATCTTCGTTGCACGGAAGAATACGATGAGACATTGCGCGTTTTGCGGAAAGCAGCCGTCGGTTGGCAATAACGTCAGCCACGCTAACAACAAGACCAAGCGGCGCTGGGAGCCGAACCTGCAGGAAGTCCGCGCCGTAGTCGGCGGCAGCGTGCGGCGGATCCGCGTCTGCACCCGATGCATCCGCAGCGGCAAGGTCAAAAAGAGCGCCTAGCGGCATCCTTGCGCCGCCGGCTCAGAACAATTCGTTGAGCAGTGCGGATGGCCGCGCGATTTTGGCCCGGCCGCCGCGAATCACGATCGGCCGCTGCATCAGCTCCGGATGCTTGAGCAGCAGCGCGACGACCGACTTTTCATCGGTGTAACTACCCGCATCGAGACCGAGCTCCTTGAAGCGCTTGTCCTTGCGCACCAGATCGGCGGGTGGCGAATCGATAAGCCTTAGAATCCGCTCGAGATCGGCGCCAGTCGGTGGCACCTTCAGATACTCGATTATGTCGAACGGCACGCCGCGCTCCTTCAGGAGATCGAGCGCACCGCGCGAATTACTGCAGGCAGGATTGTGATACAGAACGACGCGTTCCATCTTTTTCCTCGATTGCTGATAGCATAGTCAGCGTCACTCTCACCCTTCAATCAGGGCCCTGTCCCTTCCAAGCGACGTAACGACGCGGGTAAAATGACGGGCGTTTGCGCTGACCAGGGAGATATCGTGAAGCACTGCTCGCAGTTCATGAAGCCCGTCCGAAGCCTCTCGCTTGCACTCGCGATTGCGATCGGATGCTCGGTTGTTTCGATTTCAACCCCGCGCGCCGGGGCGGCGCTGGTAAGCGGCAGTTTCGCTTACCGCAACGGCTCGCCCGGCAAGGATCGCCAGCTCCATCTCGAGAACCGCGCCACCGGCGACATGTACGTCGCCGCGTGCAATGGCGACGGCAGCTTCTCGACTGACGTTCCGCCGGGACTCTATGATCTCCGCGCCGAGCGCGGCGTGATTCTGAAATATCGAATCCACGTCGATCAGGAGCCCATCAACATCGGGCGGGTAGTCGAACCGGTGCCGCTCGACGTGCATCGCGTGTTCCAGCGCGAGAGCATCGCCGAGGCAGTCGTGAAAAGCCCCGCGCCCTCGACCGCCAACCTCAGCGGACGGCCGCTGCAAGCGATGCAATTCGGCCACCAAGCGGCCGAGCAGTTCGGCGCACCGGTTGGCACACCCGCATCTATGGCAACCCCGAGCGCCAAGGGAATCGAGGCGATGCCCTACGAGCCCGAGTCGATGCCGCCCATGGGCGTCGAACCCGCGCCAGAAATGAAGTAAACCCGGGCGCCGGCGATACTCGATTTCGAGGATTGATGACGATCGAGGCGGGAGTCACCGAGTCAACATATTGGTGACCGAAAGATGGGCGGGGCACTAATCGGCTACGAGATGCGCGCGATACTGGGGATGCTCGTTGCCGTACGCGACGCGTTCGTAGATTTCGCGCGTACGCCGCACCATCGCATCGAGACTGAACTCTGACTCGACGCGCCGGCGCGCCGCGTGGCCGAACCTGGCGCGCAGCTCGCGATCGTCGAGCAGGCGATTGATCGCATGGGCCAGGGCCGCGCTGTCTCCCGGCGGCACGGTGAATCCGGTTTCGCCGTCGCGCGAGACGAACGGCACCCCCGACGCAATCCTGGTGTTTACCACCGGCAGTCCGGTTGCCATCGCTTCGAGCTGAACGATACCGAAAGCCTCGCTGCGCGCGATCGAGGGCAGCACGAACACGTCGGCGGCATGGTAGTAAGGGATCACTGATGGTTGCATCTCGCCCAGAAACACAACGCGGTCATCGACACCCAGCTCGTGCGCCTCTTTCAGGAGGGCAGGTCGCAGCGGTCCCTCGCCGACCATGAGTATCTTCGCGTCGATTTTCGCGGCGGCACGAACCAGGTTCTCGAAGCCTTTGTAGTAGACCAGTCGTCCCACGGCCAAGACGATCCGCTCGCCGAAGCGCTCGCGAATCTCTCGAACTTCCGCCTCGTCCGCCTTGCGATAGCGGGAAGGATCGATGCCATACGGAACTACATGACATCGATCACGCATACGATTCAGCGGTTCAGAACTCTCTACGTAGTCCGGCGAAGTCGCAATAACGGCGGCACACCGGCGCAAGAACCGGCGCTGGATAGGCTCGAACACGCGCGCGAGCCGGCGCTGTCTGACAACGTCGCTATGCCACGTAGCTATCAAATGACTCCCGCTGCCACTGGCCAGCGCGGCGATCACGCCGGCGGGATTCGGCAGATGGACGTGGACGATATCCGACGATGCGCGTCGGATTTTCCATGCCATCGCCGGGCAGATCGGCGCGCCCGCGATCGTCATCTGGATCGCCAGCCGCGACACGGCTACGCCATTTACGATCGCTTCATCGTCACCGCGATGGTCGTTGGCGACGAGCACCCGCACGTCGACCGACTTGCGCAGTTCGCCGCATAACGCCTCGAGGTGAGTTTCCATTCCGCCGACATGCGGCGGATAGAACTTACCTACATGAACGACGCGTAATTTATCGGAGGTCTTCGTTGAACTAGTCCTTAGTCGCACTGCCAAGACGCAGGGCTCGCCGCTCCGGGTCGCGCTCAGCAGGTTTCAGACTGAAATCGAACGGACTTTCCCGTCGGCAATTTGTCACCGCGTCGGCTGCCTATGAATCCCGCGCCGGTGACCTGTCCGCGCCTGTTTCATGGCTGACAACGAATCGGATTGTTCGAACTGTTCATGCGCGGCGGCGCTCGCGACTGCGTGGTAGAGATTCACCATACGCGTTGCATGGCCGGCCCACGAGAATCGGGCGCTCCACGCTATTCCTGCCGCACTGCGCCGGTCGAATGCGGCGGTATCATTCGCTCGCTCATGCAGAATCGCCGTCGCGCTTTCACACCACCGCGCGATATCGCCGACCGGGCAATACTCCGCCGTCGCACCACCTACTTCGCGCAGCACAGGAATATCGCTTGCGACCACCGGAGTTCCGCACGCAAGCGCTTCGACCACCGGCAGCCCGAACCCTTCGGCCTCCGACGGCATCAGGAGCAGCGCCGCGCGGCGGTAGATCGCCGCCAGCACTCTTCGCTCGACGAACGGCAACGTAACGATACGGTCGAATATCCCAAGCGAACCCGCCAACTCCGTTAGCTGATCGTTTAGCGGGCCACCGGCGCGAATCAAGCGAGCGGCTGGGAATTCGCGGCAGATTTGCGCGAAGACCTTCAGTGCTACGTCGATTCGTTTGCGAGCCTCCCCATGTCCAACGTGCAGAATCTCGATTCGATCCGCACGTGGCGCACCCAGCATCTGGGCTGCCGTTTTTTCCGCCTCGGCGTCGCCCGCGGCGAGCGTTTCGGCATCGACGCCGTTGTTAACGACGATCGTGTTGTCGCCGGTGCGAATTCCCGACTTCAAAAGCGCATCGCATGTCGCCGTGCTGACGCAGCTAACGATCGCCGCGCGCCGCAGTCCTTTTGCGAGACGGCCGGCAATCGCACGGAAGATCGTGTTCCGCGCTCCGCTCGTTTGCTCCAGCAGCGGTCGAAACGCGTCGAGGTCATGACAGGTAACGATTGTTCGCTCCACTGGAAGATAATTCACCAGATGTGCGTAGCTGTGATCGACGACGTGGAAAACGTCGAACCTGGCGCGCTGGCGCCGGAGCCAGAGTGGATAGCGAACATAGCGATTGAGCGCGCGCTCGACGTTGCAGGCATCGCGCGAACGCGCAAGTCGCGCGTACCGCGTGAGCGGCCGCAGAAACACAGGCCGCAGAACCTCCGCTTCGATCGGCACGGCGCCGCGCACACTGCGAAGCTCGCGCGCCAGCATCGTCGCGACGAGGTCCATGCTCGGCCATCGCTCTTCAACAAAGTCGGCAATAATTGCGACCCGCAGCGGCTTAGGCTGCAAGGTATTCGCGCCACCTATTGGCGACGGCGCGGTCATGCGGTCCTGGCGCGCTCCAACTCGGAATTGGGTGCTACCTGCCCGAAGATTTCGAGGAGCGCCGCAAGATGAAGTTCCGGATCGAAGCGCGACGAACTTTCGAGCGCACCGCGTGCAAGTTGAAGATACGTCTCACCATCACCCAGGCATCGCAGAATCGCCGTGGCAAGTTGTTTGGCCGTCGGCGGATTCGAGGGAGCGAGCGCGCCGCTGATGCCATCGAGCAGCCACTCGGAGATTCCGCCAACGTCAAAAGCCGCACTGGGAATTCCGAGCCGTGCCGCCTCGGCGCCAATCAGCCCAAAGGGCTCGGGCCACACGCTCGGCATCACCAGCAGATCGGTACGCGCAAGTTCCTGTCCTAGTTGCGCCTCGGAAAGCCATCCCGGAAAACGAACCGCGATCCCGGGATCGGTCTCCAGACGACGGGCCTTGAGCTGCCACGTCTCTCGCGATGGTCCGTCGCCTGCCATCGTCAGCTCGAGCTCAGCACCCAAAGCGCGCGCGACCTCGGGCAACGCGTCGAGCAGAAAATCGCCGCCTTTGAGCGGCGTCATGCGGCCGGCGAAGAGCAGCCGGCGCTGGCGGCGCGAATCGTCAAGGCCAATCGCCCGCACACTGGCCGGCTTACGCACCAGCATCGGCACCTTACGCAGGCGTTGTGCCGGAACCAGGTGCTCGAATTCGCGACGCACATAGTCGGAAGTTGTAAGGATCGCGGAGAATCGTGTCAGGCGTTCGCGCTCGCGCATCTCGCGTGAGTAGTCGCGCCACATCGTGATCGGACTGAGCCCGCCGCATCGGCGCGGGTAGTAGTGCCCGAGACATTGCCAACCAAACCGCCGATGACAAGTCTGTGCGGCGGGATTCTTGTGCATCCTTTCACCGCTGATACAGAGGCCGTGATAGCCGTGCGCGAAGTAAATCGAGGGCGCCATCGCGACCACCCGATCCGACAAGCTTGCATCCTCGAGCCCGTGGGAGAAAACGAGGTCGGGATACCATTGGCGAGCGGCCTTAACCGCGCTTTCCGCGCTGCTTCGATCCACGCACCAGACCGGAACTTGCACGGACGCGTCCAGCGGCTCTGTTCCGCGTGGCGCGTCATGTTCGGCGAGAATGGCAACCTCGATGTGCGCGGCGGCAAGCGCGCCCAGGACGGCTCGCAGGTAAACCTCGAGTCCGCCGAGGAGCGCACGATCGCGCGTCGCGATCAGAACTCGCATCGAACTTCCCGCAGCAAGTTCACTGTGTGTCGGAGGTCGAACACCTCTTGATAAAGCGCCGCACCCGCACACCCCATCGCCCGAGCGCGCTCGCGATCGCGTACGAGATCGAGCGCGGCGATCCCGAGCTCGCGCGGGCTGGCGGACCGAATCGCAAGTACACCGGCCGAGCGGTTCCACATGTTTTCGCTGTGAGAACCGGCGTTCGCGACAAGCGGCCTTGAATGGGCGAGCGCCGCGATCGCGCTCGCATTGCGCGAGGTGATTCCGTCCTCGTACGGCTGCAGCATCGCATCGCACGCCGAAATGGAGAGCGAAGCGTCGCCGCGATCGAGACTTCCCGTCGCATGCACACGATTGGCCGCCGACGGGTACCGCACGACCAGCGTAGTGCGGAATTCTTCGCTGCCGCGGCCGATCAGGAGCAGGTTGGCACCGCTCGAGTCGAGAATCGGCTGTAGCGCTTGTCTCAACAGTTGCGATCGCTCCGTGCCATAGGTGCCGAAGTGTCCGATGAGCGCTTCGCCGCGCGGCGCGTAGCGCATCCGCTGCACCTTCATCGCGTCGGTGTCATCGACCACCGGGATATTGCCAGGTACGGGAGCCCACAGGATTGGGCAGTCGGCCGGTGCGTAAGCTCGTACTGTGCTGCGCCATGCTTCGGCCGCGACGAGAATGCGCTTCGCGCTTCGCGCGACGAGAGCTGCCATCAAACGATGCGTCGTGCCGAGCAGGTTGCGCCTCATCGGCTGCTGGCGCCGAATCGGGTACGCGACTTCGTGGAACATCACCGTAACGTCGCGATGCCGTTGCTGGTAGAGCCAAATGCAGAACGGCAAGTTCATCGCCTTGAGGCCGAACGCGTGCGGGACGTATTGCACCAGGATTCGCGCGCGACCATCGATAGTGTGACTTAGTTCGCGCCGGGCAGCGCGTCCAAATCTGTCGGGCAAACGGCAAACGCGCACGCCCGCGTCGTCTGTCTCAGAGTCAGCCGATCCTGGCGCGTGGATCGCGACCTCGTCCCCGGCGCTGACCAGGGCGCGCGCGACAAACTGCGAGTAGTCGGCGACCCCGCCAGGTTGGGGCGGATACTCGCCGGTGATGATTTCCCAGCGCGTCACGACGGTCCGTCAGGCCGCATAAATCTCGAGGCAGCGCTTTACGACTCGCGGCCAGGTGAACTTCTCGAGCACCCGCTGACGCGCCGCGAGACCCATCGCGCGCGCGGTCTCCGGGTGCTCGCGCAGAAAAATGATCCGCTCACGCAATGCCTGTGGATTGTTCGGTGGCACAACGAATCCGTTGACACCGTCCTCGACGATCTCGGTCATGCTCGCGACGGCGGTACAAATCGCCGGCGCGCCACAAGCCATTCCCTCGAGGAGCGTCTGGCCGAGCAGCTCCGGCACCGGAGTCTCACCGCCATCGGCCGCGCGATATACGCTCGGCAGCACGACACAGAGCGCGCGCCGATACGCTTCGACCAACTCGGAGTCACTGACGTCATGACGGAAAGTTACTTCTTTGCCCTCGGCGCGAGTCCGCAGCGCCGCGACAAAAGATCGATCGTATGCCCTGCCGATTATTTCGAGGCCGAGCGGCGGCTCGACGGCTTCGATCAGATCGGCGACGCCCTTGTGCGGCAGGATTCGTCCGACGAAGAGGGCGCGCACATCGCGCCTGATCGAGTCGTCGGGAGCAAACTTCACGGTATCGACACCGCCCAGTATCACCTGCGCCCAGGGCTTGTCCGCGTGGCCGAATCGCGCGCGCGCAAAATTGCTCAGATGCAAATGCGCGGTGAACCAGCGGTCAGTCGAGATGAATGCCGACACGTCGAAGCCGCCGCCGCCTTCGTCGGTCACGAATGCGCGCCGCCCGCTCATTCGGCAGAAGAGCGCCGCGACGCTGCTTGCGACGATGTGCTGCTGATGGCAGTGCACGACATCGGCCGCGCGCAGCTCGCCGATCAGAGCCGTCGAAAATGGATTCTGCCGCTCGCCCCGCACGTACCAGGAATTGCCAATCACGCGATAGTGAAGATTACCGACACGATCTTCGCGCGCTTCATCACCGAATGTCACGAGCCGGGTCGGAACTTCGTCGGCCATGTGCCGCGCGAGCTCGAAGGCGTAGCGCTCGGCGCCACCCACCACGCCGTCATTGGCGGAAAAAAGCGCGGGGACGACATGCAATACACGCGCAAGAGCTGACGACATCAGGCGCAAGCGACCTTTGACGAGGGAGCGTCCGATACGATCGCGACGATCTCCGCCGCCATCTGCTCCCAGCTACGCGCGCGCAGTTCATGCATCAAAGGACGGACGTGTTCCTTCCAACTGGCGCGCGAGGTACGCCACAAAAGCAGGCGGCGAACCAGGTCTTCGACATCGTTGGGATTGGGAATCAACCAGTCTTGCAGAGTAGCGGGAAACCGCTCTGCGATCCCTGCGGTGGCGGTAACTATTGCAGGTACGCCACAGCACAACGCCTCGTGAACGTTCAGTCCGTAAGCTTCGTAACGGACCGGGCTGACAAGCAGATCGGCGGCGGCCAGAACTTGAGAGACCGTCGCAATGTGACCAAGCAGATGGACGCGCTGCCCGAGGCCTGCGTCGCTGACGCGCTGGCGCCATGAATCGAGCGCGCGACCGCCTCCGGCGACCAGCAGATCGACATCCCAGTTAACGATTGCGCTGAGTTTCTGCCACGCCTGCCAGAGCGTGTCGAAGCCTTTGTTGCGATCGTGTCCCAATGCGCCAATGAACGCGATGGCCGGTCGATCCAGGGCAATCCGGAATGAGTCGCGCGCCGCCGCCCGCACGCGATCGTCTATCGCCCTCCAACGCGGTTCCGCACCGAGATAAACAGTGTGGACACGATTGGGCGGGACGCCGAGGCGTATGATCTCGTCGCGGGTGCGATTGGAATTGGCAAGTATCACCCGGGCTGAAGTAAACGCCCTGCGTTCTCGTTGGCGGTTCAAGTACTTTTCAAGCCGATGCTTGATTCGAAATGAAACCGGAGCGCCTTCATCGCTCACGGCCCAAGCGCGATGCACCGCATGCGCCCAGTTGATGTCCGAGAAGTTGCAGTTGCCGCCATTGACCACGACTCGGGTCTCGGAGTTTGAGCGCAGGATTCGGTTGGCGACCGCCCAACCCCTGCGCTCCAAGCTTCTGTGCCCGAGCAAGTCAGAGCCCAACGGACGAGCGACGCGATACGCCGTGAGCGCGGGGTTTTTCAACAGCTGCTCATCGAACAGGTGGCCGACCAGATGCACAGGGGTGCCGCGCTCCGCCAGATACGAGGCAAGCGCCGCGTTAGCGGCGTCCATACCGCCGTGGCGATGAAATCCACCGGCAACGATGACCCAGGGAGGCCCGGGCGAGATTTCCGATCGCTGCACGTTCACCGTCCGAAAAGGAGCGGCTGAAGATGCTCCTGCTCCATGACTCGATTGCGCGCCGCGGCCGGCACGCGAACTATGCGTGGCGCCGATATCCATCCGACGAGGATCAGCAGCTCGGCGGTTCCAGGGGCCCAACTCAACATGCCGATGCCAATCGCACCGGTGGCGAGGACGAGCGCGACCACAACGTAAGCCAGCCGCCGCGAAAGAAACCACTTGTCAGATCGGCGCGGCGCCGCCCGGGTCAACACCCAGCCAATAAAAGCTAACCAGATGAAGAGGCCTGGCAGTCCCTGCTCGAGCATGATCCGCGCGTATTCGTTTTCGATCACGATCGAATCTTCGGCGTTCAGACGTTCGCGCAGAAAGTAGGGAATGCTGGTACCCCCTGCGCCGAGACCGATGCCCAGGGGATGCTGCTCGGCGGCGGCGAAGAAGCTTGCGTTTGCGCTGTTGTGGAGCCGCGTCTCGACATAGCTCGCGTCGCGGATCGTGGTGACACGTTGCAGCCGCGGCGCGCTGACAACCAGCCACGCGGCAGCTCCGACCAGCACGGCCCATCCAACGTAGGTGCCTGCCCGTGCGCGCATCGTGAACGCGATCACGATCACCAGCGCTATCAGGATCAATGCCTGAGTGCGCGACGCTGACAGGAAGACGCCGATCGCCGCGGCGAAGAACGCGACCGCGATGAACCCGCGGTTCCAGCCCCGAATCTCCTTCTGTACCCACGCGCCGACGAGCCAGGGCAAACTGAGGACCATCACGCCGCCGTAACTCGCCGACGCGACAAAGGTCGAGGGAATTCGCATCTGGTTACCCAGCACGTCGTTGGAGCCATAGACGAGCGACCTGGTCATTTCCGACAGGGGGAAGAATTTCTGCACTCCGATGAAGTACTCGGCGATTGCGAACCCGAACGCCAGCAGGTTGAGCGCCCCTATCCAGTAAACGATCGAATACAAGTCCTCGTCATCAAGCATCGCGCCGATCAAAAGGAACGGCAGGAAAAACACCTGAGCGCGAAACCCTACCAGCTGGATCATCGGATCCTGAAGCGGCATCAGCAGCATCACGAACGGCCAGCCGACAAGGATCAGAAACCACGGCATGATCCGGCGGATCTTTCGACGCGCTATCGGGTTGCGGCGGCGAATTAACAGCCCGGCATAGAGTCCGATCACGGCCGCGTCGAAGATGAAGTGCCCCGCAGTTTCGGCGATATTCGCGCGGGTGATCCCGTACATGTAGCCAAAGAAAAGCGTCACACCGATCCCGGCCGGGAGCGAGCGGCGCGCGGTGAGCAAGGTCACAATCAGAGCGAGTGCGCATAGCGCTATCCCCAGCATCAGGCGCGCGCGCTTCCGGCTGCGGTGTCGCCACTTTCCACCGCCTGGCCGACTGCGAGTCTCTCATAGAGAGGAAGAATCTGCGCCGTCATCCGATCGCGGCTGAAGCGCCGTTCGGCTGCAAGGCGCGCCGCCGCGCCGAGTCGACGAGCGAGATCGGAATCGAGTGCAAGGCGCACGATCGTGTTGGCCAGGTCCGCCGCGTCGCCCGGGCGATGCACCAGCGCGTCGGCTCCCGGCGTGACGATTTCCATCACACCGCCCGCGCCCGCGACGACCGTCGCGCGGCCGCATGCCATCGCTTCGGCGACGACCAGACCGAAAGGCTCCGGCTCGACACTGGCGTGAACAACGATATCCAGCGCGCGCATCACCTGGGCCGTATCGACGACTTGCCCGGTGAATCCGACGATTTCGGAAATTCCGAGGTCCGCCGCTAATCGTTTCAGCTCGCTCAGCGAAAATTGGCTCGCGTCGCGCTGATAGATCGGTCCGCCGACGACGTAAGCGCGCAGCGGTACAAACTTCGCGACCTCTTTTATGGCGCGAAGGAAAACTGGCTGCCCTTTCCAACGCGCCATCGTCGCAACCATCCCGATTTTGACGACCTTGGGAGCGGCCGCAGGCATCGCGGCCAATGCGTCGAGATCCGCCGCGATCCCATCGGGGCGGTATCGTTCGAGATCGACTGCGTTATGCACCGTCGCGATCCGCAGACCATCCCCGCAGACGCTGCGGAGATCGTCTGCGATGCTGGCGGAGTTCGCGATCGCCAGCGCAGCACGATTTGAATGCGCGCGCATGAGCCGCGACATCGCTGGCCGCGCGCTAACGAAATCGCGAACGTGCCAGACCAGACGACACCCGGGCATTCGCGCGTACGCCGCCATGATATGCATCTTGAAGCCGTTGCTGTGGATCACATCCGGCGCTGCGCGCTCAATTGCCCTTCGCAAGCCGTAAAGATAAGCGAGGCTCGGCAGCGCAGCCCGGCCAATTCCGCCCGCCATCGCGAGCATCGGCGATGCCTGCGCCCTCGATCCCGAATCGCCAAGCCGCGCAAGCGAAGGCGGAAACTCACACACCGAGGCCGTCGCACCGAGACACCGCGCGCGCTCGAGCAATGGACCGTGCGCGCCGGCGATCAGCTCGACCGGCCAATGCGGGCGCGCGCTTCGCAGGCTCTCGATAAGAAAGAGCAGGCTGCGTTCCGCGCCGCCGAGTTCGGCACCGGGGTTGAGAAACAGGATCTTCAAGCGGCGCTCAGTTGATGACGTGCGCAAAAGTCGCGCAGGACCACGAACGACAGAATCTGCAAGGGGCTCGTGCGGCGATCGTTGGTCTGGAAGCGGCGCCAGATCGTCTCGATTGCGCGCGCCTCGAGGCCCAGGTCACGCCACGTGTGCAGGTCATTGACGGCGTCGCGCGCTCTTTCGTGAAGCGGATTTCCGGCGGCGAACCAGTTGGCCCATGGAAACGCGAAAC
This genomic interval carries:
- a CDS encoding glycosyltransferase family 4 protein; the protein is MNVQRSEISPGPPWVIVAGGFHRHGGMDAANAALASYLAERGTPVHLVGHLFDEQLLKNPALTAYRVARPLGSDLLGHRSLERRGWAVANRILRSNSETRVVVNGGNCNFSDINWAHAVHRAWAVSDEGAPVSFRIKHRLEKYLNRQRERRAFTSARVILANSNRTRDEIIRLGVPPNRVHTVYLGAEPRWRAIDDRVRAAARDSFRIALDRPAIAFIGALGHDRNKGFDTLWQAWQKLSAIVNWDVDLLVAGGGRALDSWRQRVSDAGLGQRVHLLGHIATVSQVLAAADLLVSPVRYEAYGLNVHEALCCGVPAIVTATAGIAERFPATLQDWLIPNPNDVEDLVRRLLLWRTSRASWKEHVRPLMHELRARSWEQMAAEIVAIVSDAPSSKVACA
- a CDS encoding O-antigen ligase family protein, with protein sequence MLGIALCALALIVTLLTARRSLPAGIGVTLFFGYMYGITRANIAETAGHFIFDAAVIGLYAGLLIRRRNPIARRKIRRIMPWFLILVGWPFVMLLMPLQDPMIQLVGFRAQVFFLPFLLIGAMLDDEDLYSIVYWIGALNLLAFGFAIAEYFIGVQKFFPLSEMTRSLVYGSNDVLGNQMRIPSTFVASASYGGVMVLSLPWLVGAWVQKEIRGWNRGFIAVAFFAAAIGVFLSASRTQALILIALVIVIAFTMRARAGTYVGWAVLVGAAAWLVVSAPRLQRVTTIRDASYVETRLHNSANASFFAAAEQHPLGIGLGAGGTSIPYFLRERLNAEDSIVIENEYARIMLEQGLPGLFIWLAFIGWVLTRAAPRRSDKWFLSRRLAYVVVALVLATGAIGIGMLSWAPGTAELLILVGWISAPRIVRVPAAARNRVMEQEHLQPLLFGR
- a CDS encoding glycosyltransferase — encoded protein: MKILFLNPGAELGGAERSLLFLIESLRSARPHWPVELIAGAHGPLLERARCLGATASVCEFPPSLARLGDSGSRAQASPMLAMAGGIGRAALPSLAYLYGLRRAIERAAPDVIHSNGFKMHIMAAYARMPGCRLVWHVRDFVSARPAMSRLMRAHSNRAALAIANSASIADDLRSVCGDGLRIATVHNAVDLERYRPDGIAADLDALAAMPAAAPKVVKIGMVATMARWKGQPVFLRAIKEVAKFVPLRAYVVGGPIYQRDASQFSLSELKRLAADLGISEIVGFTGQVVDTAQVMRALDIVVHASVEPEPFGLVVAEAMACGRATVVAGAGGVMEIVTPGADALVHRPGDAADLANTIVRLALDSDLARRLGAAARLAAERRFSRDRMTAQILPLYERLAVGQAVESGDTAAGSARA